DNA from Campylobacter sp. RM5004:
ATCATCATTTTTAATATGCACTATTTAAAAGCTAAATTTATTAAATCCTAATTCCTTATATTTTATAAAGAATAAATATTTAAGCTTATTTCTTCTAAAGCCTTTAAATAAGCTTTTGCAATATCAAGATTTGTAAAACTTGCAACCTTACTCTCACTTGCAGCTCTTCTTATTTTAAAGCCATCGCTAAGGCTAGATTTTGCATCGCTTGGAGTGTTTATTACAAGCGAAATTTGCTTATTTACAAGCTTTGTAATTATCTCATCACTTTCGCTAAGCCTATCAACCTTGCTTACTTTTACGCCATTTGTAGCAAAATAATTTGCAGTATTTAAAGTAGCTAATATTTCATATCCTAAAGCACTAAAACCACGAGCTAATTCTAAAGCTTCAGGCTTATTTTTATCATCAATGCTAAATAAAACCTTGCTATATTCTTTAATACTAATTCCACTAGCTAATAAGCCTTTAAATATAGCTTTATTAGGGCTTACACTTGCTCCTAAAACTTCTCCTGTGCTTTTCATCTCAGGTCCTAAAATAGTATCAACTAAAGCAAGTTTAGAAAATGAAAAAACAGGAACTTTTACATAATACATACCCTTTACTTCTTCGTATTCTTTACTAATGCCTAATTCTTTTAAGCTCTTTCCTAAAGCAACTTTAAGCGCTATATTTGCTAGATTTTTATTTAAAACCTTGCTTAAAAATGGCAATGTTCTTGATGCTCTAGGGTTTACTTCTAATACATAAAGCTCGTTTTCATAATATACGAATTGTATATTTAAAAGACCTTTGATTTTTAAAGCAATTGCAAGCTTTTTAGCATAATCAATAATCTTAGCCTTTACCTCATCGTTTATACTAATACTTGGAGTTATTGCTGTGCTATCTCCACTATGCACTCCTGCTCTTTCAATATGTTCTAAAATACTTGGTATATAGACATTTTCTCCATCGCATATTAAATCAATTTCTAGCTCTTTTCCACATAAATATTTATCTATTAATATAGGTTTATCTTGGCTAATTTCGGTAGCATTTTGCATATATTTTTTAAGTTCTTCATCGTTAAATACTATTTGCATAGCTCTTCCGCCTAATACAAACGATGGGCGAACTAGCACAGGATAGCCTATCAAATTAGCATTTTTAAGAGCTTCATCAACACTAATTGCTGTAATTCCTTTTGGTTGATTTAAGCCTAAATCACTCATTAATTTTTCAAATAATTTTCTATCTTCAGCCGTATTTATACTATCTAAACTAGTCCCTAAAATCTTAACCCCATTCGCTTCTAAAAATTCAGCTAAATTAATAGCAGTTTGTCCGCCAAAACTAACAATTACTCCTAAAGGTTTTTCAATATTAATAATTTCTAAAACTTCTTCATTGCTTAAAGGCTCAAAATAAAGCTTATTAGCCACACTATAATCAGTTGATAAAGTTTCAGGATTATTGTTAATTATTATTGCTTCATAGCCCATTTCTTTAATAGCCCAAATAGCATGAACGCTAGAATAATCAAACTCAATTCCTTGCCCTATTCTAATAGGACCACTGCCTAAAACTATTATTTTTTGATTTTTGCTGATTTCATTTGTATCTTTAAAATCATTATAAGTTGAATAAAAACTCGGGATTTTATTTTTATAATCAATCGGCTGAACGCATTTATAAATAGGTCTTATGTTGTTTTTAGCCCTTAATTCATAAACTTCTTTTTGGCTACATTGCCAACGATGAGCGATGATTTTATCAGCTAGGCCTAATTTTTTAGCTTTTTTTAAAGCCTCTATATCAAATCTTTTTTCTTTTAATTCATGCTCTGTATCAATAATTTGCTTAAAAGTTTCAATGAATAATCTTTGTATTTTTGTAAGGCTCATAATCTCATCAACGCTAATTCCTCGCCTTAAAGCCTCACCTATAAAAAATATTCTCTCATCTCCTGCTTTACTTAAACGCTTTTTGATTTTTTCATCTGAATAAGTTTCGCCATCTTTTAGCCCTAAATGACAAATACCATATTCAAGCGATTTAATAGCCTTTAAAATACTTTCTGCTAA
Protein-coding regions in this window:
- the carB gene encoding carbamoyl-phosphate synthase large subunit — its product is MKEIKSILVIGSGPIIIGQAAEFDYAGTQACLSLKEEGKRVILINSNPATIMTDKNIADEIYIEPITLEFVTKVIKKTRPDAILATLGGQVALNMAIELDKAGVLKEFDIKVLGSSLETINKAEDRELFRNLMNELNEPVPPSVIVNDTLSAISFAKECGYPVVVRPAFTMGGTGGGICENEAELRKITQEGLTYSPTNQCLIEKSIAGFIELEYEVIRDRKDQAILICDMENIDPVGIHTGDSLVVAPTQTLSPEIKQKMINVALKLIKALKIEGGCNVQIALNPNTNDYYIIEVNPRVSRSSALASKATSFPIAKIAAKIALGKTLDEIKNEASGLSYLEYKPNLDYVVTKAPRFAFDKFKDANRYLGTQMKATGEVMGLGTSLAESILKAIKSLEYGICHLGLKDGETYSDEKIKKRLSKAGDERIFFIGEALRRGISVDEIMSLTKIQRLFIETFKQIIDTEHELKEKRFDIEALKKAKKLGLADKIIAHRWQCSQKEVYELRAKNNIRPIYKCVQPIDYKNKIPSFYSTYNDFKDTNEISKNQKIIVLGSGPIRIGQGIEFDYSSVHAIWAIKEMGYEAIIINNNPETLSTDYSVANKLYFEPLSNEEVLEIINIEKPLGVIVSFGGQTAINLAEFLEANGVKILGTSLDSINTAEDRKLFEKLMSDLGLNQPKGITAISVDEALKNANLIGYPVLVRPSFVLGGRAMQIVFNDEELKKYMQNATEISQDKPILIDKYLCGKELEIDLICDGENVYIPSILEHIERAGVHSGDSTAITPSISINDEVKAKIIDYAKKLAIALKIKGLLNIQFVYYENELYVLEVNPRASRTLPFLSKVLNKNLANIALKVALGKSLKELGISKEYEEVKGMYYVKVPVFSFSKLALVDTILGPEMKSTGEVLGASVSPNKAIFKGLLASGISIKEYSKVLFSIDDKNKPEALELARGFSALGYEILATLNTANYFATNGVKVSKVDRLSESDEIITKLVNKQISLVINTPSDAKSSLSDGFKIRRAASESKVASFTNLDIAKAYLKALEEISLNIYSL